In Xanthomonas fragariae, the genomic window GCAGCGTTTCTACGCCCGCTACGGGTTCGAAAAAGTGGGCGAGTACGCATTCCCGGTCGGCCGCATCCTCGACCGCGAGTACATTTTGCGGCGGCCAGCTCAGATCGGCTAGCCGCCGCACGCAGTGCTGAAGGCGCGATGTCGAGCGACTCGCCAACCTATCGCGCTCAGCGCCACCGGGCGCCTTAGCTGAAGGCATCAAATCCCTCCAAGGTCCCACTTGACCACCATGCAGACAAGAGCCACGGCAATGGACGATCGCAGCGCCTCCCTGGCAGTCGAGATCGATGTGCTGCTGGTGCACGGCATCTGGAACGCACGCAGCTGGCTCTGGCCTTTGGCATGGCGGCTGCGCGCCACAGGTTGCCGGGTGTCCACCTTCGGCTACGCCAGCGTGCTGGGCGGTCCGCAGGCAGCAGTGCCGCAGCTGGTGGCGCGTCTGCGCAGCAGGCTGGTGACCGCGGTGGTCGCGCATAGCCTGGGCGGATTGATCACGTTGCAGGCTTTGCACCGAACTTTTGATCTGTCAGTGACGCACGTGGTGTGCCTGGGCTCGCCGCTCGGCGGCAGCGCAGTGGCACGCGGGCTGGCGCAACGCGGCGGGGCCTGGGCGCTGGGCCGCAGTGCGGCGTTGCTTCAACAAGGCATTGCACAGTGGGACGGTGAGGCCGAGGTCGGCCAGATCGCCGGCAGCGTCGCGCGCGGGGTCGGTCGCTGGCTTGCCCCGCTGGACGGCGGCTCGGACGGCATCGTGGCACTGGCCGAAACTCGCCTGCCCGGGCTGCGCGATCACTGTGTGGTGCAAGCTAGCCATAGCGGCCTGCTGCGCTCGCCCGAGGCCGCTCAGCAGGCGCTGAGCTTCCTGCGCCAAGGCAGATTTCGCCACTGAACACGGCCGCTCCGGTGCGGGCAAGCAATCAGGTAAAATCCGCGCCCTGTCATCCAAGCCAGTCTGGAACAATCCATGGGTAGAGGCCCCTCCATCGAAGGCCGCAAGAACGCCTCCGACGCCAAACGCGGCAAGATGTTCACCAAGATCATTCGCGAGATCAGCGTCGCCGCGCGCGCTGGTGGTGGCGATCCCGCCAACAACCCGCGCCTGCGGGTGGCAGTGGACAAAGGCCTGTCGTCGAACATGTCCAAGGACGTGATCGAACGCGCCATCAAGAAGGCCAACGGTGAGCTGGAAGGCGTGGAATACGAAGAAGTGCGCTACGAGGGCTACGCCCCCGGCGGCGTGGCGGTGATCGTGGACTGCCTGACCGACAACCGCGTGCGCGCGGTGGCCGACGTGCGGCATGCCTTCAGCAAATGCGGCGGCAACATGGGCACCGACGGCTCTGTCGCCTTCATGTTCAAGCGCCTGGGCGTGCTCAGCTTTCTCGCCGGCACCGATGAAGACACCCTCACCGACGCGGCGATCGAAGCTGGCGCCGACGACGTAGTGGTGTACCCGGAAGACGGCGCCATCGACGTGCTGACTGCCCCTGACGCTTTCGCCCAGGTCAAGCAGGCGCTCGCCGCCGCCGGTCTGGAACCCGCCCACGCCGAAATCACTTTCCGTGCCGGAAACGACGTCGCCGTCGACGGCGACACCGCGCTCCAGGTCCGCAAGCTGCTCGACATGCTCGAAGACCTGGACGACGTCCAGGACGTGTATTCGAATGTCGATCAAGCGGCGCTAGGCGCCTGAATGATGGCGGGGATGACGGGAATCGTAATCAGGGAGTCGCCGCCGCGCCGCCGCCGCGCTGCATGTACGTTCCTAATTCCCGATTCCCAATTCTCGATCCCGGCCCCTCGATGACCCGCATCCTGGGTATCGATCCCGGCTCCCAGCGCACCGGACTCGGCATCATCGACATCGACGAGAGCGGGCGCAGCCTGCACGTGTATCACGCGCCGCTGGTGCTGCTGGGTGAGGGCGATTTCGCGCAGCGACTCAAGCGCCTGCTGCACGGGTTGGGCGAGGTGATCGAAACCTATCAGCCGCAGGAAGTGGCGATCGAGAAGGTGTTCATGGGCAAGAGCGCCGGTTCGGCGCTCAAGCTAGGCCACGCGCGCGGCGCGGCGATCTGCGCGGTGGTGCTACGCGATCTGCCGGTGCACGAGTACGCTGCCACCGAAATCAAACTCGCGCTGGTCGGCAAGGGCGGCGCGGACAAGGTGCAGGTGCAGCACATGGTCGGCATCATGCTCAATCTGAAAGGCAAGCTGCAGCCCGACGCCGCCGACGCACTGGCCGTCGCCATCACCCACGCCCACGTGCGCGCCACCGCGCAGCGCTTGGGCGTCAATACCAAACAGGCCTGGAGCCGGAAAAAATGAGAATCAGGAATCAAGAATCGGGAGTCGGGAGTCGTAGAAGCAGAGTCCAGAGCAGCGCACGCTCTTACGATTGTCCATTCGCGATTCCCCATTGCCGGCATCGCCCAGGCGGTGCCCAGTGATCGGCCGTCTGCGTGGGATCCTGGCATACAAACAGCCGCCGTGGTTGGTGATCGATGTGGGTGGGGTGGGGTATGAGCTGGAGGCGCCGATGAGTACCTTCTACGATCTGCCCGATGTCGGCCGCGACGTGATTCTGTTTACCCATTACGCGCAGAAGGAAGACAGCGTGTCGCTGTACGGGTTCCTGCGCGAAGGCGAGCGCAGGTTGTTCCGCGATGTGCAGAAGGTCACCGGCATCGGTGCCAAGATTGCGCTGGCGGTGTTGTCCGGCGTTACCGTGGACGAGTTCGCCCGCCTGATCACCAGCGGCGACATCACCGCGCTGACCCGCATCCCCGGCATCGGCAAGAAGACCGCCGAGCGCATGCTGGTTGAGCTGCGCGACCGCGCCGCCAGCTTCAGTAGTGGCGCGCCGATCACCGGCCAGCTCGGTCCGGACGCGGTGTCCGAAGCCGCCGTGGCGTTGCAGCAATTGGGTTACAAGCCGGCCGAGGCCGCACGCATGGCACGCGAGGCCGGGGCAGAAGGCGACGAAGTCGCCACGGTCATTCGCAAGGCACTTCAGGCCGCGCTGCGCTAGGAGTCGCCTTCAAAACTACCGCGCAGCGGCAAGCGGGCGCGGTCGGCGCTCGGAATCGGCGTGTACGGCTCGTACACTGCGGTTCCTGACGCGCGGCTTACCCTCTGGCGGCAACTGCTGGCGACGTTCGGTTAGGCAACCATCGCGTCGCGTCTTCTTCCTCTTCCTCACGCTGTTTGGCGGAAACTGCATACCTCATGTCCCACACCCCCGCTCCCGCAGCCGGCCACGCCCCCGCCAACAGCCACATGGCCTTGGTCATCGGCGCAATCGGCGTCGTCTTCGGCGATATCGGCACCAGCCCGCTGTACACCCTCAAGGAGGCATTTTCGCCGCACTACGGTCTGGCCAGCGATCACGACACCGTGCTGGGCGTGCTGTCGCTGGCGTTCTGGGCGCTGATGATCACGGTGACGCTCAAGTACGTCACCATCATCATGCGTGCCGACAACGAGGGCGAGGGCGGCATCATGGCGCTGATGGCGCTGACCCAGCGCACCATGCGCAATGGGTCGCGCTCGGCCTACGTGGTCGGCATTCTCGGCATCTTCGGCGCCTCGCTGTTCTTCGGCGATGGCGTGATCACCCCGGCTATCTCGGTGATGGGCGCGGTGGAGGGCCTGGAAATCGCGGCACCCAGCCTGCACCCCTTTATCGTGCCGATCACCGTGGCGGTGTTGCTGGTGGTGTTCATGGTGCAACGCTTCGGCACCGAAAAGGTCGGCAAGGTGTTCGGCCCGATCACCTGTGTATGGTTCTTGTCGCTGGGCGCGATCGGCGCCTGGAACATCATCGACGCACCCGAGGTTATGAAGGCGTTCAGCCCGTGGTGGGCGATCCGCTTCTTTATGGATCACGGCTGGCACGGGGTCTTCATCCTCGGCGCGGTGGTACTGGCGGTGACCGGCGGTGAAGCGTTGTACGCGGATATGGGCCATTTCGGCGCCAGGCCGATCCGCCACGGCTGGTATTTTTTCGTGTTGCCGATGCTGCTGCTCAATTACCTGGGGCAGGGCGCATTGGTGCTTAACCACCCGTCCGCGCTAAAGAACCCCTTCTTCGAAGCGGCGCCCGGCTGGGCGCTGTATCCGATGATCATTCTGGCCACGCTGGCGGCGGTGATCGCCTCGCAGGCGGTGATTACCGGTGCTTACTCGGTGGCCCGCCAAGCCATGCAGTTGGGCTACATCCCGCGTATGCTGATCAAGCACACCTCGCGCGACACCATCGGCCAGATCTACGTGCCCGGCGTCAACTGGCTGTTGATGGTAATGGTGATCGCGCTGGTGCTGATTTTCGGCAGCTCGACCAATCTGGCGGTCGCCTACGGCATCTCGGTGTCGATGACCATGTCGATCGATACCCTGTTGCTGGCCCTGGTGGCGCGTTCATTATGGCCGCGCTGGCGCAATTGGGTGCTGCCGTTGTGCGTGGTGTTTTTCATCATCGAGCTGGCCTTCGTCATCGCCAATGGCGCCAAGCTGCTCCAGGGCGCCTGGTTCCCGCTGGCGCTGGGTATCGTGGTGTTCACCCTGATGCGCACCTGGCGCCGCGGTCGCGCACTGCTGCGCGATGAGATCCGCAAGGACGGTATCCGTATCGACGGCTTCCTGCCCGGCCTGATGCTGGCCCCACCGGCACGCGTGCCGGGCATGGCGGTGTTTTTGACTGCCGACCCGATGGTCGTGCCGCATGCGCTGATGCACAACCTCAAGCACAACAAGGTGCTGCACGAGCGCAACATCTTCCTCAATGTCGAAACCTTGCCTATCCCGTATGCGCCGATGGACAAGCGCCTGCAGATCGAATCAATCGGTGACGAGTTCTATCGCGTGTACGTGCGTTTCGGCTTCATGGAAACGCCCGACGTACCGCTGGGGCTGATGCGCTCCTGCGACAAGGGCGGCATCCATTTTGACCCGATGGACACCACCTTCTTCGCCAGCCGCGAGACCATCGTGGCCAGCGCCAATCGTGGCATGCCGATCTGGCGCGACAAGTTGTTCGCGCTGATGCACCGCAATGCCGCTCCGGCAACCGGGTTCTTCCGCATTCCCGGCAATCGCCTGGTCGAACTGGGCGCGCAGGTCGAAATATGAAGCCGCTCTGCTGCGGGCGGCGGGGATTGGGGATTCGGAATCGGAAGTAGGGATGAGTAAGAGCGTAGCGCCAAGGGCATCTGGCAGCTCATACTAGTTAGCTGCCAATCCCGAATAACGACTCCCCCCACTCACCGCCCTCAATGGATCGCATTATCGCCAGCAGTTCCACCCGCGAAGACGATGCCGCCGATGCGAGCATCCGTCCCCAGCGCTTGGCCGACTATCTCGGTCAGCAGCCGGTGCGCGAGCAGATGGAGATCTATATCCAGGCGGCCAAGGCGCGCGGCGAGGCGATGGATCATGTGCTGATCTTTGGTCCGCCCGGTCTGGGCAAGACCACGCTCAGCCATGTCATCGCCAATGAGCTCGGGGTTAGCTTGCGGGTGACTTCCGGCCCGGTAATCGAAAAGGCCGGCGATCTGGCTGCGCTGCTGACCAATCTGCAGCCGCACGATGTGCTGTTTATCGACGAGATCCATCGCCTCTCCCCAGTAGTCGAAGAAGTGCTGTATCCGGCGATGGAAGATTTCCAGATCGACATCATGATCGGTGACGGCCCTGCCGCGCGCTCGATCAAAATCGACCTGCCGCCGTTCACGCTGATCGGCGCCACCACGCGTGCCGGCCTGCTGACCGCGCCGTTGCGCGACCGCTTCGGCATCGTGCAGCGTCTGGAATTTTATTCGCCGCAGGAATTGACCCGGATCGTGATCCGCTCGGCTGCGATCCTGGGTATCGACTGCACACCCGATGGTGCTGCCGAGATCGCGCGGCGCGCCCGGGGCACGCCGCGTATTGCCAACCGGCTGTTGCGGCGCGTGCGCGACTACGCCCAGGTCAAGGCGGCCGGGCAGATCGATCTGCCGGTGGCGCAGGCGGCGATGCAGATGCTGAAGGTCGATCCGGAAGGCTTCGACGAGCTCGACCGCCGTATGTTGCGCGTCATCGTCGATCACTTCGATGGCGGGCCGGTGGGTGTGGAGTCGTTGGCTGCCTCGTTGTCGGAAGAACGCGGCACGCTGGAAGACGTGATCGAACCCTACCTGATCCAGCAGGGCTTTTTGATCCGCACTGCGCGCGGGCGCATGGCCACCAATAAGGCTTACCGCCACCTCGGGCTCAAGCCCAAGGCCGCACCGGTACCGGACCTGTTTGCGGAGGACGAAGATGTCGGTTGATCCTCGATTCAGTTGGCCGACACGCGTGTATTGGGAGGATACCGACGCCGGGGGGGTGGTCTACCACGCGCGCTACGTCGCTTTCATGGAACGTGCGCGCACCGAGTGGATGCGTGCACTCGGTTGTGGGCAGGAACGCATGCGCCGGGAGCACGATTTGGTGTTTGCGGTCCGCTCGATGCAACTGGATTTCCTCAAGCCGGCCCGCCTCGACGACGCGCTGTCAGTGTCGGCGGTATTGCTGAAATGCAGACGGGCCAGCCTGGTGTTCGCGCAATCGGTGGGTCGCGAAGGCGAAGTGCTGCTGACTGCCGAGGTGCGCATTGCCGCACTCGGTGCCAGCGACTTCCGCCCGCGTGGCATGGAAGATTCGCTGCATGACGTGTTGAAAGCTTTAGAAACCACAGAATCCGATTACTGAGGAACAAACGGATGTCGATTGCATTGCTCCTGGCCCTGCAGGACACGGTAGTGGAAGCACTACCGCAGGACGTCGCCGCCGCTGCGGCGCAGACCGCCAGCGTGGCGCACAACACCAGCATCAACTATGTGGAATTGATCTTGCGGGCGAGCATTCCCGTCAAGATCATCGTGCTGTTGCTGCTGATCGGCTCGTTCATCAGCTGGGTGATCATTTTCCGCAAGGCGCGTGCCTTCAAGCAGGCCAATCGTGAGGCGGACGAGTTCGAAAACCGCTTCTGGTCGGGTGCGGACTTGGCCAAGCTGTACGCCTCGGCGACCGACCGCAACCGCACCGTCGGCGGCCTGGAATCGATGTTCGAAAGCGGTTTCCGCGAATTCTCGCGGTTGCGCGATCGTCGTCGTCTGGACGCACGCGTGCAGTTGGAAGGCGCGCAGCGCGCCATGCGCACCGCCTTCACCCGCGAAGTCGATCAGCTCGAACGCAATCTCGAACTGCTGGCCAACATCGGTTCCACTGCGCCGTACGTCGGCTTGGTCGGCACCGTGTTCGGCATCATGGTGACGATGCACGACATGGTCAGCAGCGGCGAGCAGGCCGGTATTGCCGCCGTGGCGCCAGGTATCTCCGAAGCTTTGTTCGCTACCGCCATCGGCCTGTTCGTGGCAATCCCGGCGGTGTGGGCCTACAACCGCTTCATCACCCGCGTGGAACGGCTGTCGGTGCGCTACGAAACCTTCGCCGACGAGTTCAGCTCGATCCTGCAGCGCCAGGCTGGCGCGGACGAGTAATGCGCGCGCCACTCGCGACAGCCCGCACATGCATACGCGGGAGATTAATTAGGAACGTTTCGCGATGATCTCCGGTATTTCCCGCCGTAAGAAGCGCAAGCTCAAATCCGACATCAACGTCGTGCCGTACATCGACGTGATGTTGGTGCTGCTGATCATCTTCATGGTGACCGCACCGCTGCTGACCCTTAGCACCGACGTCAACCTGCCCAGCTCGCGCGCCAAGGCGTTGGAGAGTAAGCAGGATCCGATCGTGGTGGTGGTCGCTGCCGATGGCCAACTCGCATTGCAGCTGCCCAAGGGCAAGCCGCAGGCGATGGATGTGGCCGCGCTGCAGGCGCAATTGGCCGCAATCTTGGCGCAGGACAAAGCGGCGCGTGTAGTCGTGGCCGGCGATCGCGCCGCGCCGTATCAAAAGATCATGGACGCCATCGACGTGCTCAAGCAGGCCAAGGTGGAGAAGGTTGGCCTGATTTCCGATTCCGGCGGCACCGCAAGCAGCAATGCACGCTGACCTACTCCCCACGCAGGCGGCACGCGATGACGGCTGGTTTCGACCGGTCCTGCTGGCCTTGGTTGTGCATGTCCTGGTCGCGTTGGTGTTCATTGCTGGCTGGTTGTGGTCGCCCGAGCGTTCGGTCGAGCCTGCAGCGGGTGCTCCCAGC contains:
- the ybgC gene encoding tol-pal system-associated acyl-CoA thioesterase — its product is MSVDPRFSWPTRVYWEDTDAGGVVYHARYVAFMERARTEWMRALGCGQERMRREHDLVFAVRSMQLDFLKPARLDDALSVSAVLLKCRRASLVFAQSVGREGEVLLTAEVRIAALGASDFRPRGMEDSLHDVLKALETTESDY
- a CDS encoding YebC/PmpR family DNA-binding transcriptional regulator: MGRGPSIEGRKNASDAKRGKMFTKIIREISVAARAGGGDPANNPRLRVAVDKGLSSNMSKDVIERAIKKANGELEGVEYEEVRYEGYAPGGVAVIVDCLTDNRVRAVADVRHAFSKCGGNMGTDGSVAFMFKRLGVLSFLAGTDEDTLTDAAIEAGADDVVVYPEDGAIDVLTAPDAFAQVKQALAAAGLEPAHAEITFRAGNDVAVDGDTALQVRKLLDMLEDLDDVQDVYSNVDQAALGA
- the tolR gene encoding protein TolR, giving the protein MISGISRRKKRKLKSDINVVPYIDVMLVLLIIFMVTAPLLTLSTDVNLPSSRAKALESKQDPIVVVVAADGQLALQLPKGKPQAMDVAALQAQLAAILAQDKAARVVVAGDRAAPYQKIMDAIDVLKQAKVEKVGLISDSGGTASSNAR
- a CDS encoding potassium transporter Kup; protein product: MSHTPAPAAGHAPANSHMALVIGAIGVVFGDIGTSPLYTLKEAFSPHYGLASDHDTVLGVLSLAFWALMITVTLKYVTIIMRADNEGEGGIMALMALTQRTMRNGSRSAYVVGILGIFGASLFFGDGVITPAISVMGAVEGLEIAAPSLHPFIVPITVAVLLVVFMVQRFGTEKVGKVFGPITCVWFLSLGAIGAWNIIDAPEVMKAFSPWWAIRFFMDHGWHGVFILGAVVLAVTGGEALYADMGHFGARPIRHGWYFFVLPMLLLNYLGQGALVLNHPSALKNPFFEAAPGWALYPMIILATLAAVIASQAVITGAYSVARQAMQLGYIPRMLIKHTSRDTIGQIYVPGVNWLLMVMVIALVLIFGSSTNLAVAYGISVSMTMSIDTLLLALVARSLWPRWRNWVLPLCVVFFIIELAFVIANGAKLLQGAWFPLALGIVVFTLMRTWRRGRALLRDEIRKDGIRIDGFLPGLMLAPPARVPGMAVFLTADPMVVPHALMHNLKHNKVLHERNIFLNVETLPIPYAPMDKRLQIESIGDEFYRVYVRFGFMETPDVPLGLMRSCDKGGIHFDPMDTTFFASRETIVASANRGMPIWRDKLFALMHRNAAPATGFFRIPGNRLVELGAQVEI
- the ruvB gene encoding Holliday junction branch migration DNA helicase RuvB, which codes for MDRIIASSSTREDDAADASIRPQRLADYLGQQPVREQMEIYIQAAKARGEAMDHVLIFGPPGLGKTTLSHVIANELGVSLRVTSGPVIEKAGDLAALLTNLQPHDVLFIDEIHRLSPVVEEVLYPAMEDFQIDIMIGDGPAARSIKIDLPPFTLIGATTRAGLLTAPLRDRFGIVQRLEFYSPQELTRIVIRSAAILGIDCTPDGAAEIARRARGTPRIANRLLRRVRDYAQVKAAGQIDLPVAQAAMQMLKVDPEGFDELDRRMLRVIVDHFDGGPVGVESLAASLSEERGTLEDVIEPYLIQQGFLIRTARGRMATNKAYRHLGLKPKAAPVPDLFAEDEDVG
- the tolQ gene encoding protein TolQ, with translation MSIALLLALQDTVVEALPQDVAAAAAQTASVAHNTSINYVELILRASIPVKIIVLLLLIGSFISWVIIFRKARAFKQANREADEFENRFWSGADLAKLYASATDRNRTVGGLESMFESGFREFSRLRDRRRLDARVQLEGAQRAMRTAFTREVDQLERNLELLANIGSTAPYVGLVGTVFGIMVTMHDMVSSGEQAGIAAVAPGISEALFATAIGLFVAIPAVWAYNRFITRVERLSVRYETFADEFSSILQRQAGADE
- the ruvA gene encoding Holliday junction branch migration protein RuvA, with protein sequence MIGRLRGILAYKQPPWLVIDVGGVGYELEAPMSTFYDLPDVGRDVILFTHYAQKEDSVSLYGFLREGERRLFRDVQKVTGIGAKIALAVLSGVTVDEFARLITSGDITALTRIPGIGKKTAERMLVELRDRAASFSSGAPITGQLGPDAVSEAAVALQQLGYKPAEAARMAREAGAEGDEVATVIRKALQAALR
- a CDS encoding esterase/lipase family protein — its product is MDDRSASLAVEIDVLLVHGIWNARSWLWPLAWRLRATGCRVSTFGYASVLGGPQAAVPQLVARLRSRLVTAVVAHSLGGLITLQALHRTFDLSVTHVVCLGSPLGGSAVARGLAQRGGAWALGRSAALLQQGIAQWDGEAEVGQIAGSVARGVGRWLAPLDGGSDGIVALAETRLPGLRDHCVVQASHSGLLRSPEAAQQALSFLRQGRFRH
- the ruvC gene encoding crossover junction endodeoxyribonuclease RuvC; the encoded protein is MTRILGIDPGSQRTGLGIIDIDESGRSLHVYHAPLVLLGEGDFAQRLKRLLHGLGEVIETYQPQEVAIEKVFMGKSAGSALKLGHARGAAICAVVLRDLPVHEYAATEIKLALVGKGGADKVQVQHMVGIMLNLKGKLQPDAADALAVAITHAHVRATAQRLGVNTKQAWSRKK